One Deinococcus sp. LM3 genomic region harbors:
- a CDS encoding DAK2 domain-containing protein, with protein MLRYATDWLGVYREQVNALNVYPVPDGDTGTNMHLTMQSVRRELDTCDENSMPGVARAISYGALLGARGNSGVILSQLLKGFAETIKDVREIDPATLTRAFQAAQKVGYGAVMKPVEGTILTVARGVAEGAARPRETDPARTDTAEAVLEQALFRGQELLDQTPEMLPALKQAGVIDSGGQGYLYLVQGMLAALRGEALPPAPEITSYAQEQFENEEFGYCTEFLMSHATTSIEEIRELVTPFGDSLLVVGAEGYVKGHIHTNQPDELLATVGRHGRMLKTKVEDMSEQHTEILGMAGASARAEEEIQPSGLVAVANGYGLVKLFRSLGARIVSGGQTANPSVQDIVDAVRSVSAERVVILPNNKNVLMAAEKAMELMEGRAVVIPTRTLGQGIGAALNFSADVPAADLVDAMTEAARAVTTFEVTRASRTTNITVKDGRTLDIAEGDVIGLIDDELTQSGGTPEESVMEMLNRHYSGQEIVTVFSGPQKTQEDLDALSARISAAFPMVEVEAHAGGPDLYDYLVTLE; from the coding sequence ATGCTGCGCTACGCCACCGACTGGCTCGGCGTGTACCGCGAGCAGGTGAACGCCCTGAACGTCTACCCCGTCCCGGACGGCGACACCGGCACGAACATGCACCTGACCATGCAGTCCGTGCGGCGCGAACTCGACACCTGCGACGAGAACTCCATGCCCGGCGTGGCCCGCGCCATCAGTTACGGCGCGCTGCTCGGCGCGCGCGGCAACAGCGGCGTGATCCTCTCGCAGCTGCTCAAGGGTTTCGCCGAGACCATCAAGGACGTCCGCGAGATCGACCCGGCCACCCTGACCCGCGCGTTCCAGGCGGCGCAGAAGGTCGGGTACGGCGCGGTCATGAAGCCCGTCGAGGGCACGATCCTGACCGTCGCGCGCGGCGTGGCCGAGGGCGCCGCGCGGCCCCGCGAGACCGATCCCGCCAGGACTGACACCGCCGAGGCCGTGCTGGAACAGGCCCTGTTCCGGGGTCAGGAACTGCTGGACCAGACGCCCGAGATGCTGCCCGCGCTCAAGCAGGCAGGCGTGATCGACAGCGGCGGCCAGGGCTACCTGTACCTCGTGCAGGGGATGCTGGCCGCGCTGCGCGGCGAGGCGCTGCCGCCCGCCCCCGAGATCACCAGTTACGCGCAGGAGCAGTTCGAGAACGAGGAATTCGGGTACTGCACCGAGTTCCTGATGAGCCATGCGACCACCTCCATCGAGGAGATCCGCGAACTCGTCACGCCGTTCGGGGACAGCCTGCTGGTCGTGGGCGCCGAGGGGTACGTCAAGGGCCACATCCACACCAACCAGCCCGACGAACTGCTCGCCACGGTCGGCCGTCACGGCCGGATGCTCAAGACCAAGGTCGAGGACATGAGCGAGCAGCACACCGAGATCCTGGGCATGGCCGGAGCGTCCGCCCGCGCCGAGGAGGAAATCCAGCCCAGCGGACTGGTCGCCGTGGCGAACGGGTACGGCCTCGTGAAACTGTTCCGCAGCCTGGGCGCGCGCATCGTGTCCGGCGGGCAGACCGCCAATCCCAGCGTGCAGGACATCGTGGACGCCGTCCGGTCCGTCAGCGCCGAACGGGTCGTGATTCTCCCGAACAACAAGAACGTCCTGATGGCCGCCGAGAAGGCCATGGAACTCATGGAAGGCCGCGCCGTCGTGATCCCCACCCGCACGCTCGGGCAGGGCATCGGGGCCGCCCTGAACTTCAGCGCGGACGTACCTGCCGCCGACCTCGTGGACGCCATGACCGAGGCCGCGCGCGCCGTCACGACCTTCGAGGTCACGCGCGCCAGCCGCACCACCAACATCACCGTGAAAGACGGCCGCACCCTGGATATCGCCGAGGGCGACGTGATCGGCCTGATCGACGACGAACTCACCCAGAGCGGCGGCACCCCCGAGGAGAGCGTCATGGAGATGCTCAACCGCCACTACTCCGGGCAGGAGATCGTTACGGTGTTCAGCGGCCCGCAGAAAACCCAGGAGGACCTGGACGCCCTGAGCGCCAGGATCAGCGCCGCCTTCCCCATGGTCGAGGTGGAGGCGCACGCCGGCGGCCCCGACCTGTACGACTACCTCGTCACGCTGGAGTGA
- a CDS encoding Asp23/Gls24 family envelope stress response protein: MTGSIQITEAALASLIGLIAHEIPGVVGMAPANLKEGISRVLGRANVSDGVVISRDGNRFAADLYVVVAYGVSIPTVARNIVERVEHTLKTQAGTELTAIRVHAVGVQRV, from the coding sequence GTGACTGGCTCTATTCAAATTACCGAGGCGGCCCTCGCCTCGCTTATCGGGCTGATCGCCCATGAGATTCCCGGCGTGGTGGGCATGGCTCCCGCGAACCTGAAAGAGGGCATCAGCCGGGTGCTGGGCCGCGCGAACGTCAGCGACGGCGTGGTCATCAGCCGCGACGGCAACCGCTTCGCGGCGGACCTGTACGTGGTCGTCGCGTACGGCGTCAGCATTCCCACGGTCGCGCGCAATATCGTGGAGCGTGTGGAACACACCCTGAAAACCCAGGCGGGCACCGAACTGACCGCCATCCGCGTGCATGCCGTCGGGGTGCAGCGTGTCTGA
- a CDS encoding VWD domain-containing protein, with product MLNTRKGLRAVVGGLVTSTLLGTAGAQGLMAQGLMAQGTVNPLQPVLNPNVLRAVLGPPLLVLPDDGAVTLVWPGDARAAGYDVYQGGQKLTAQPLMPGKAGGPMSFRVKGLKNGQRYDFRVVALGEAKLAASLSPMPASGGPLVCARYPVQGTDMGVQSQNVRVGGAATVPMTVTVNGLNLAASGGGLYQGTLPAPVAVGAPLNLLTRVGECLVFASDVVPEAPALTAPAAGSRLAASAALPVAWTSASSPQRFVVSATWVTGGAGTGWRSGDLPGSARSFSIPAGTLPAGQTVKVRVYAYNDGTFVGSFAPDSRMAIRNGNEAGRDVTVQAAAPNPPAVSWGDPHLITLDQTALEFQAVGEFDLTQSVTDDFRVQARQRPWGGSSVVSVNTAVATRMNGQKVGVYAGMIPALRIGEAGVRTNVPAGGLDLGGGHRVTQSGNVYTLDFPGGERLAITNNGAYLDARLTLPDARRGRVRGVWGNFDGVTTNDLTARGGATLSSPVTPADLYGTFGNSWRVPGAAESLFVYDTGERFGGFDDPAFPVAPAVVPAGAAAGAGATCRAAGVTDPLLLDRCVTDVALTGNARFAASSAETQPARDQVRLALPDLTVTAFSAAYSGTCVGGAPLVNARVTVRNVGAAPSPARSDVGLAQVVDTRDETLGAGYRGNGVGLPALAPGESVTVTVPVYYPATQPATQPATAPGPHTYAARVNFGAYFPEASTANNRFTTTQTVTVPAGDCR from the coding sequence ATGCTGAACACGCGAAAGGGACTGAGGGCCGTGGTGGGTGGGCTGGTCACGTCGACGCTGCTGGGCACGGCGGGCGCGCAGGGTCTGATGGCACAGGGTCTGATGGCGCAGGGGACGGTCAATCCGCTGCAGCCGGTGCTGAACCCGAACGTGCTGCGCGCCGTGCTGGGGCCGCCACTGCTGGTGCTGCCGGACGACGGCGCGGTGACGCTGGTGTGGCCCGGTGACGCGCGGGCGGCCGGGTACGACGTGTACCAGGGTGGGCAGAAGCTGACCGCGCAGCCCCTGATGCCCGGCAAGGCGGGCGGGCCGATGTCGTTCCGGGTGAAGGGCCTGAAGAACGGGCAGCGGTACGACTTCCGGGTGGTGGCGCTGGGTGAGGCGAAACTGGCCGCGTCCCTGTCGCCGATGCCCGCGTCGGGCGGGCCGCTGGTGTGCGCGCGCTACCCGGTGCAGGGCACGGACATGGGCGTGCAGTCGCAGAACGTGCGGGTGGGCGGCGCGGCGACCGTGCCCATGACCGTGACCGTGAACGGCCTGAACCTCGCCGCGTCGGGTGGAGGGCTGTACCAGGGCACCCTCCCGGCTCCCGTGGCGGTGGGTGCGCCCCTGAACCTGCTGACGCGGGTGGGCGAGTGCCTGGTGTTCGCGTCGGACGTCGTGCCGGAAGCGCCCGCCCTGACGGCCCCGGCGGCGGGCAGCCGCCTCGCGGCGTCGGCGGCGCTGCCGGTCGCGTGGACGTCCGCGAGCAGCCCGCAGCGGTTCGTGGTGTCCGCGACCTGGGTGACGGGCGGCGCGGGAACCGGCTGGCGCTCCGGGGACCTGCCCGGCTCGGCCCGCAGCTTCAGCATCCCGGCGGGGACACTCCCGGCGGGGCAGACCGTGAAGGTCCGCGTGTACGCGTACAACGACGGGACGTTCGTGGGCAGCTTCGCGCCGGACTCGCGCATGGCGATCCGGAACGGGAACGAGGCCGGGCGGGACGTGACGGTGCAGGCCGCCGCGCCGAACCCCCCGGCGGTCAGCTGGGGCGACCCGCACCTGATCACGCTGGACCAGACGGCCCTGGAATTCCAGGCGGTCGGGGAGTTCGACCTGACCCAGAGCGTCACCGACGACTTCCGCGTGCAGGCCCGCCAGCGCCCCTGGGGCGGCAGCAGCGTCGTCAGCGTGAACACGGCGGTGGCCACCCGCATGAACGGGCAGAAGGTCGGCGTGTACGCCGGAATGATCCCCGCGCTGCGCATCGGCGAGGCGGGCGTGCGGACGAACGTGCCCGCCGGGGGCCTGGACCTGGGCGGCGGGCACCGCGTCACCCAGAGCGGGAACGTGTACACCCTGGACTTCCCCGGCGGGGAGCGGCTGGCGATCACGAACAATGGCGCGTACCTGGACGCCCGCCTGACCCTCCCGGACGCCCGGCGCGGGCGGGTGCGGGGCGTGTGGGGGAACTTCGACGGCGTGACCACCAACGACCTGACTGCGCGCGGCGGCGCGACCCTGAGCAGCCCCGTGACACCCGCCGACCTGTACGGCACCTTCGGGAACTCGTGGCGGGTGCCGGGCGCCGCCGAGTCGCTGTTCGTGTACGACACCGGCGAACGCTTCGGCGGCTTCGACGATCCGGCCTTCCCGGTCGCACCGGCGGTTGTCCCGGCCGGCGCCGCAGCCGGGGCCGGGGCGACCTGCCGCGCGGCGGGCGTCACCGATCCGCTGCTGCTGGACCGCTGCGTGACCGACGTGGCTCTGACCGGCAACGCGCGCTTCGCGGCGAGCAGCGCCGAGACGCAACCCGCCCGCGATCAGGTGCGCCTGGCCCTGCCGGACCTGACCGTCACCGCGTTCAGCGCCGCGTACAGCGGCACCTGCGTGGGCGGCGCGCCCCTCGTGAACGCCCGCGTGACCGTCCGGAACGTCGGCGCGGCCCCCAGCCCCGCCCGCAGCGACGTGGGCCTCGCGCAGGTCGTGGACACCCGCGATGAGACCCTGGGCGCCGGCTACCGTGGCAACGGCGTGGGCCTGCCCGCCCTGGCGCCCGGCGAGAGCGTGACCGTCACGGTCCCCGTCTACTACCCCGCCACGCAGCCCGCCACGCAGCCCGCCACGGCGCCCGGCCCGCACACCTACGCCGCCCGCGTGAACTTCGGCGCTTACTTCCCCGAAGCCAGCACCGCCAACAACCGCTTCACGACCACGCAGACCGTGACTGTGCCCGCCGGGGACTGCCGCTGA
- the murF gene encoding UDP-N-acetylmuramoyl-tripeptide--D-alanyl-D-alanine ligase — MVDPFCALPFSAAVHPEARPARRLTWDSREAGPDVAFVALPGESMHGNRFVQAALEAGAPFVLTDLDVPRAVRVPDAHAALLAWARAERARSPLVVGVTGSAGKTTAKSFVAAALDAHFMPVFNTMPAIACFLIELGGSGRPLVVEMGIDRVGEMAELVDLVRPDVGVITSIGPAHLEQLGSIEGIVREKGVILRGVDGRPVRGMVGAQASGFYPGVDSYGFGPVTHAGEDLTVTAQGASFRFAGVPVTLPLAARVQAEAAMLALTLAQETGVPLSEAAARLAAVSVPGGRYRVHPGHFTVIDDAYNASPVAVRAALDALSGWPGRRISVLGRMLELGPTERELHAEVGAYARERADLTFGVGAFAAELGDRACATVPELVDALLAEVKGGDVLLVKASRGISWTPERRAQEGVGLDVVVSALLAARDAG; from the coding sequence ATGGTCGATCCTTTCTGCGCGCTGCCCTTTTCCGCTGCTGTTCACCCGGAGGCCCGCCCGGCGCGGCGCCTGACCTGGGATTCGCGTGAGGCGGGCCCCGACGTGGCGTTCGTGGCGCTGCCGGGCGAGTCGATGCACGGGAACCGCTTCGTGCAGGCGGCGCTGGAGGCGGGCGCGCCGTTCGTGCTGACGGACCTGGACGTGCCGCGCGCGGTGCGGGTGCCGGACGCGCACGCGGCGCTGCTGGCGTGGGCGCGGGCCGAGCGGGCGCGCAGTCCGCTGGTGGTGGGCGTGACGGGCAGCGCCGGGAAGACCACCGCGAAGAGTTTCGTGGCGGCGGCGCTGGACGCGCACTTCATGCCGGTGTTCAACACCATGCCGGCCATCGCCTGCTTCCTGATCGAGCTGGGCGGCTCCGGGCGGCCGCTGGTGGTCGAGATGGGCATCGACCGGGTCGGCGAGATGGCCGAACTGGTGGACCTGGTGCGCCCGGACGTGGGGGTGATCACCAGTATCGGCCCGGCGCACCTGGAGCAGCTGGGCAGCATCGAGGGCATCGTGCGGGAGAAGGGCGTGATCCTGCGCGGCGTGGACGGCCGCCCGGTGCGGGGGATGGTGGGCGCGCAGGCGTCCGGGTTCTATCCGGGGGTGGACAGTTACGGGTTCGGGCCGGTCACGCACGCGGGCGAGGACCTGACCGTGACGGCGCAGGGCGCGTCGTTCCGGTTTGCGGGCGTGCCGGTCACGCTGCCGCTGGCGGCGCGGGTGCAGGCCGAGGCGGCGATGCTGGCGCTGACGCTGGCGCAGGAGACGGGCGTGCCGCTCTCAGAGGCGGCCGCGCGACTGGCGGCGGTCAGCGTGCCGGGTGGCCGCTACCGGGTGCATCCGGGGCACTTCACGGTGATCGACGACGCGTACAACGCCTCGCCGGTGGCGGTGCGGGCGGCGCTGGACGCCCTGAGCGGCTGGCCGGGGCGGCGGATCAGCGTGCTGGGGCGCATGCTGGAACTCGGGCCGACCGAGCGGGAGTTGCACGCCGAAGTCGGCGCGTACGCGCGCGAACGGGCGGACCTGACCTTCGGGGTGGGGGCCTTCGCGGCCGAACTGGGCGACCGGGCCTGCGCGACCGTACCGGAACTCGTGGACGCGCTGCTGGCCGAGGTGAAAGGCGGGGACGTGCTGCTGGTCAAGGCCAGCCGGGGCATCAGCTGGACGCCCGAACGGCGCGCTCAGGAGGGCGTGGGGCTGGACGTGGTCGTGAGCGCCCTGCTGGCCGCGCGGGACGCGGGGTAA
- a CDS encoding leucyl aminopeptidase family protein yields the protein MPLVQKLERADLTLSFVGPDDADRVTRDLKPGEVRLRARTDSHDEAAALAPASPDEAREVGAALARLARELRAGAVQVAATPHAAALAGAALSGAWQDTRYRAPTDRPELTLAADGLDSGEADRVTGLHAGVTFARALTSAPANVLNPATLAREARTLETLGLDVDVWDGADITARGMGLLAAVAAGSTHGPRLIRVTIPARGEVTQVLALVGKGITFDTGGYSMKPPAGMYGMKNDMGGAAAVLGAMRALADLRAHIPEGTEVRAYVAAAENMVGPDAMRPGDIYRAANGLHVEVTNTDAEGRLVLADTLTVACQEGATELVDLATLTGVKISALGNDIAALFSSDPALTDRLKTAAQAAGELVWELPLHQPYLKAFQKGTLADLKNSDMQPAGGSIKAALFLQQFVTRPWAHLDIAGNAAREENATGWGVGTLVEYVLAR from the coding sequence ATGCCCCTTGTCCAGAAGCTGGAGCGTGCCGACCTGACCCTCTCGTTCGTCGGCCCGGACGACGCCGACCGCGTGACCCGCGACCTGAAGCCCGGTGAGGTACGCCTGCGCGCCCGCACCGACTCGCATGACGAGGCCGCCGCCCTGGCCCCCGCCAGCCCTGACGAGGCCCGCGAGGTCGGCGCGGCCCTGGCGCGACTGGCCCGCGAGCTGCGTGCCGGGGCCGTCCAGGTCGCCGCGACCCCGCACGCCGCTGCGCTGGCCGGGGCCGCCCTGAGCGGGGCGTGGCAGGACACCCGCTACCGCGCCCCCACTGATCGCCCCGAGCTGACGCTGGCCGCCGACGGCCTGGACAGCGGGGAAGCCGACCGCGTGACCGGCCTGCACGCCGGTGTGACCTTTGCCCGCGCTCTGACCAGCGCGCCCGCCAACGTCCTGAACCCCGCCACGCTGGCCCGCGAGGCCCGCACCCTGGAAACCCTGGGCCTGGACGTGGACGTCTGGGACGGCGCGGACATCACGGCGCGCGGCATGGGCCTGCTGGCCGCCGTCGCCGCCGGCAGCACGCACGGCCCGCGCCTGATCCGCGTGACCATTCCCGCGCGCGGTGAGGTCACGCAGGTGCTGGCGCTGGTCGGCAAGGGCATCACCTTCGATACGGGTGGGTACTCCATGAAACCCCCGGCCGGGATGTACGGCATGAAGAACGACATGGGCGGCGCGGCCGCCGTGCTGGGCGCCATGCGCGCCCTGGCCGACCTGCGCGCCCACATCCCCGAAGGCACCGAGGTCCGCGCGTACGTGGCGGCCGCCGAGAACATGGTCGGCCCGGACGCCATGCGCCCCGGCGACATCTACCGCGCCGCGAACGGCCTGCACGTCGAGGTCACGAACACCGACGCCGAGGGCCGCCTCGTGCTGGCCGACACCCTGACCGTCGCCTGCCAGGAAGGCGCGACCGAACTCGTGGACCTCGCCACCCTGACCGGCGTGAAGATCAGCGCCCTGGGCAACGACATCGCCGCGCTGTTCAGCAGCGACCCCGCCCTGACCGACCGCCTGAAGACGGCCGCGCAGGCCGCCGGGGAACTCGTGTGGGAACTTCCGCTGCACCAGCCGTACCTGAAAGCCTTCCAGAAGGGCACGCTGGCCGACCTGAAGAACAGCGACATGCAACCGGCGGGCGGCAGCATCAAGGCCGCGCTGTTCCTTCAGCAGTTCGTCACCCGCCCCTGGGCGCACCTGGACATCGCCGGGAACGCCGCCCGCGAGGAGAACGCCACCGGCTGGGGCGTGGGCACCCTCGTGGAGTACGTGCTGGCCCGCTGA
- a CDS encoding sulfite oxidase-like oxidoreductase has protein sequence MLGKFFKKPADDMGGRVPPGQTLTTRFPVLTYGPTQHYAPQDVVIRVTGLATEKTLTWADLMALPQTTLTYDIHCVTHWSRLDTTWTGVRVVDLMEHLQLEPGATHVMQHSVGGYTTNLSLEDFTRPENLLAHTFDGQPLDAEHGGPLRLVVPHLYFWKSAKWLTGLEFMAADQPGFWEKNGYHMRGDPFIEERYDDD, from the coding sequence ATGCTCGGGAAATTCTTCAAGAAACCGGCCGACGACATGGGGGGCCGCGTGCCGCCCGGTCAGACGCTCACGACCCGCTTTCCGGTCCTGACGTACGGCCCCACGCAGCACTACGCGCCGCAGGACGTGGTGATCCGCGTGACCGGACTGGCCACCGAGAAGACCCTGACCTGGGCGGACCTGATGGCCCTGCCGCAGACCACCCTGACCTACGACATCCACTGCGTGACGCACTGGAGCAGGCTGGACACCACCTGGACCGGCGTGCGCGTCGTGGACCTGATGGAACACCTGCAACTGGAGCCCGGCGCCACCCACGTCATGCAGCACTCGGTGGGCGGGTACACCACCAACCTGAGCCTGGAGGACTTCACGCGGCCCGAGAACCTGCTGGCCCACACCTTCGACGGGCAACCCCTGGACGCCGAGCACGGCGGCCCGCTGCGGCTGGTCGTACCGCACCTGTACTTCTGGAAGAGCGCCAAGTGGCTGACCGGCCTGGAATTCATGGCGGCCGACCAGCCCGGCTTCTGGGAGAAGAACGGCTACCACATGCGCGGCGATCCCTTCATCGAGGAACGCTACGACGACGACTGA
- the pilM gene encoding type IV pilus assembly protein PilM has product MSSFLNRLLNPRPNALGVEIGTSAIKVVALRPGSPPSLQHAVMVPTPIGSMRDGLVVEPQAVATELKNLLAEHRITTRYAVTAVPNQVAVTRNIMVPRMDRKDLQEAIKWEAERYIPYPIDDVSLDFDLLDDLSTIPEDGQMEVVIAAAPTEAIARQIEVLRLAGLEPTIVDLKSFASLRALRGNLLGEHLTKSTLTGTNYTEAGEVALVMEIGASSSVINLVRGDRVLMARNINVSADDFTTALQKAFDLDFSAAEDVKLGYATATTPTEDEEDLLNFDMAREQYSPARVFEVIRPVLGDLITEIRRSLEFYRVQSGDVVIDRTFLAGGGAKLRGLAAAISDALGFRVEVASPWLTVQTDQANVDTGYLQANAPEFTVPLGLALRGVTTRG; this is encoded by the coding sequence ATGTCGAGTTTCCTGAACCGCCTCTTAAACCCACGTCCGAATGCCCTCGGCGTGGAAATCGGCACGAGTGCCATCAAGGTCGTGGCCCTGCGCCCCGGCTCACCGCCTTCCCTCCAGCACGCCGTGATGGTGCCCACGCCCATCGGCAGCATGCGCGACGGACTGGTGGTCGAGCCTCAGGCCGTCGCCACCGAACTGAAGAACCTGCTGGCCGAGCACCGCATCACCACCCGTTACGCCGTCACCGCCGTCCCCAACCAGGTGGCGGTGACGCGGAACATCATGGTGCCGCGCATGGACCGCAAGGACCTGCAGGAAGCCATCAAGTGGGAAGCCGAGCGGTACATTCCCTACCCCATCGACGACGTCAGCCTGGACTTCGACCTGCTCGACGACCTCAGCACCATCCCCGAGGACGGGCAGATGGAAGTCGTGATCGCCGCCGCGCCCACCGAGGCGATCGCGCGGCAGATCGAGGTGCTGCGTCTGGCGGGCCTGGAACCGACCATCGTGGATCTCAAGAGCTTCGCGTCCCTGCGCGCCCTGCGAGGCAACCTGCTGGGCGAGCACCTGACCAAGAGCACCCTGACCGGCACGAACTACACCGAGGCCGGCGAGGTGGCGCTGGTCATGGAGATCGGCGCGAGCAGCTCCGTGATCAACCTCGTGCGCGGTGACCGCGTGCTGATGGCCCGTAACATCAACGTGTCCGCCGACGATTTCACGACCGCCCTGCAGAAAGCCTTCGACCTGGATTTCAGCGCCGCCGAGGACGTCAAACTCGGGTACGCGACCGCCACCACGCCCACCGAGGACGAGGAGGACCTGCTGAACTTCGACATGGCCCGCGAGCAGTACAGCCCCGCGCGCGTGTTCGAGGTGATCCGCCCCGTGCTGGGCGACCTGATCACCGAGATCCGCCGCAGCCTGGAGTTCTACCGCGTGCAGAGCGGCGACGTGGTCATCGACCGCACGTTCCTGGCGGGCGGCGGCGCGAAACTGCGCGGCCTGGCCGCCGCGATCAGCGACGCGCTGGGCTTCCGCGTGGAGGTCGCCAGTCCCTGGCTGACCGTGCAGACCGATCAGGCGAACGTGGATACCGGGTACCTGCAGGCCAACGCGCCCGAGTTCACGGTGCCGCTGGGCCTCGCGCTGCGGGGGGTGACGACCCGTGGTTGA
- a CDS encoding DUF4032 domain-containing protein, translated as MSAFDQAKHEVERARFLGDVRDLLAILRRQPNELLPFEWVRHLAPDGEFQRGLQTIEVDHIIGSVDRYREFDRHYLPKERHLDERWIGVRSAQLQGKELPPIQVYKVGDLYFVKDGNHRVSVARRQGQKYIDAYVIELHVAVPPEEDDTLKTLIIKGEYAQFLKATNLDRTFPGHRAIRFTTPGRYERLLEHIRTRQYFLDRKPERAGLPPVTFEEAAESWYRRLYARIVENIEKHDVMTRFPGRTEADLYLWIMDHRYFLTQKYGHDVGSEEATIDFGAHHAPPAYKRLGQRMRLMLRGRLHPTM; from the coding sequence ATGTCCGCATTTGATCAGGCCAAGCACGAAGTCGAGCGCGCCCGTTTCCTGGGTGACGTCCGGGACCTGCTGGCCATCCTGCGCCGCCAGCCGAACGAACTGCTGCCCTTCGAATGGGTCCGTCACCTCGCGCCGGACGGCGAGTTCCAGCGCGGCCTCCAGACCATCGAGGTGGACCACATCATCGGGTCGGTGGACCGTTACCGCGAATTCGACCGGCACTACCTGCCCAAGGAACGCCACCTGGACGAACGCTGGATCGGCGTGCGCTCGGCGCAGTTGCAGGGCAAGGAACTGCCGCCCATCCAGGTGTACAAGGTCGGGGACCTGTACTTCGTGAAGGACGGCAACCACCGCGTGTCCGTCGCGCGCCGCCAGGGGCAGAAGTACATCGACGCGTACGTGATCGAGTTGCACGTCGCCGTCCCGCCCGAGGAGGACGACACCCTCAAGACCCTGATCATCAAGGGCGAGTACGCGCAGTTCCTGAAGGCCACGAACCTGGACCGGACCTTCCCTGGCCACCGCGCCATCCGTTTCACGACGCCCGGCCGCTACGAGCGCCTGCTGGAGCACATCCGCACCCGGCAGTACTTCCTGGACCGCAAACCCGAACGGGCCGGGCTGCCCCCCGTGACCTTCGAGGAGGCGGCCGAGAGCTGGTACCGCCGCCTGTACGCCCGCATCGTCGAGAACATCGAGAAGCACGACGTCATGACCCGCTTTCCCGGCCGCACCGAGGCGGACCTGTACCTGTGGATCATGGATCACCGGTACTTCCTGACCCAGAAGTACGGGCATGACGTGGGCAGCGAGGAGGCCACCATCGATTTCGGCGCGCACCACGCCCCGCCCGCCTACAAACGCCTGGGCCAGCGCATGCGACTGATGCTGCGCGGCCGCCTGCACCCCACCATGTAG
- a CDS encoding acetamidase/formamidase family protein, whose translation MTHHHLGTGAIHTVWDRALPPALTVDSGDTVTLHTLDASDGGVARRVASGELNAPPELLALIVADAHPEHPGPRGHPLTGPVHVRGAQPGDALRLEILDVRTAAWGWTGCRPDGIGLLDAALAAEGLTAHTHFWDLRAGTHTDFRPGIRLPLAPFPGVIGVAPAASGPHPTAPPRHVGGNMDIRQLVTGSTLWLPVEVPGALLSAGDLHGAQGDGEVSGTGIETAGQLTLRVHVEPQAGITTPEFTTPTSGGHSRAWHATTGHHPDLMEAARTALRALLRRLEARGLSLEDAYVLASACVDLKISQIVDAPNYTVSAFLPLDIFDGAEG comes from the coding sequence ATGACCCACCACCACCTCGGGACCGGCGCCATCCACACCGTCTGGGACCGCGCCCTGCCGCCCGCGCTGACCGTCGACAGCGGCGACACCGTCACGCTGCACACCCTGGACGCCTCGGACGGCGGCGTGGCCCGCCGGGTCGCGAGCGGCGAACTGAACGCCCCGCCCGAACTGCTGGCCCTGATCGTCGCGGACGCCCACCCGGAACACCCCGGCCCGCGCGGCCACCCCCTGACCGGCCCCGTTCACGTGCGCGGCGCGCAACCCGGCGACGCCCTGCGCCTCGAAATCCTGGACGTAAGAACCGCCGCGTGGGGCTGGACCGGCTGCCGCCCCGACGGCATCGGCCTGCTCGACGCCGCCCTGGCCGCCGAGGGCCTGACGGCCCACACGCACTTCTGGGACCTGCGCGCCGGCACGCACACCGACTTCCGCCCCGGCATCCGCCTGCCGCTCGCACCGTTCCCCGGCGTGATCGGCGTCGCTCCCGCCGCGAGCGGCCCGCACCCCACCGCGCCGCCCCGCCACGTGGGCGGCAACATGGACATCCGGCAACTCGTGACCGGCAGCACCCTCTGGCTCCCGGTCGAGGTGCCCGGCGCGCTCCTGTCCGCCGGGGACCTGCACGGCGCGCAGGGCGACGGCGAGGTCAGCGGCACCGGCATCGAAACTGCCGGACAACTGACCCTGCGCGTCCACGTCGAACCGCAGGCCGGAATCACCACCCCGGAATTCACCACGCCCACCAGCGGCGGCCACAGCCGCGCGTGGCACGCCACCACCGGCCACCACCCGGACCTGATGGAGGCCGCCCGCACCGCCCTGCGCGCCCTGCTACGCCGCCTGGAGGCGCGCGGCCTGAGCCTGGAAGACGCCTACGTCCTCGCCAGCGCCTGCGTGGACCTCAAGATCAGCCAGATCGTGGACGCCCCCAACTACACCGTCAGTGCTTTCCTGCCACTGGACATCTTTGATGGGGCGGAAGGCTGA